Proteins encoded in a region of the Podospora pseudopauciseta strain CBS 411.78 chromosome 6, whole genome shotgun sequence genome:
- a CDS encoding hypothetical protein (COG:S; EggNog:ENOG503Q3KF) produces the protein MDTYLKYLSETVLAEEKVVDYVLLSQTLQVPVNIAKQMLYEFHRTQNAKRPGSVHATYLIYGVKYNTNSQNGGDEDMPDADSVTDVVPVYHLHLVTEDKLRDVLAEYEEVATIHVYSVSPQPVKDMALLADLAQEVRKSDKQVPVSITNPNVRTRERKGLGPKAATAATAAVKQQPKATSTVKEEPKVAVETKPAEQTKPAVKTEKPAKAATSAPAKKPAPARSSDIMAAFSKAAALPKKEKSSKPASPAVTETNTPALSDEDDDEEEMPQPKARPKPGSKTKKQREEDLRRMMEEDDSEESPASERAESPEEPEPEPMEAEEEAPEPVEEEKEVVETTSNGRRRGKRRVMRKKQIMDEQGYLVTIQEPGWESFSEDEAPPPPKVVKTTSSASSTQGSKAKKPAAKGQGSIMSFFSKKA, from the exons ATGGACACATATCTCAAATATCTGTCTGAGACCGTTCTCGCGGAGGAAAAGGTG GTCGATTATGTTCTGTTGAGCCAGACTCTCCAAGTGCCGGTCAACATTGCCAAGCA GATGCTCTATGAGTTTCACCGGACTCAAAATGCGAAGCGCCCTGGAAGTGTACATGCCACTTATCTCATCTATGGAGTGAAGTACAACACCAATTCTCAGAAtggaggagacgaggacATGCCCGATGCGGACTCGGTGACCGACGTTGTTCCTGTCTACCATCTTCACCTGGTCACAGAGGACAAGCTCAGAG ATGTTCTGGCGGAATATGAAGAGGTTGCGACAATTCACGTCTACAGCGTCTCTCCACAACCCGTCAAG GACATGGCCTTGCTGGCAGATCTCGCGCAAGAGGTCCGCAAAAGTGACAAACAGGTCCCAGTCAGCATAACCAACCCCAATGTGCGCACTCGGGAGCGAAAGGGCCTTGGTCCCAAAGCCGCCACTGCTGCCACGGCTGCTGTCAAGCAACAACCAAAAGCCACTTCAACGGTCAAGGAGGAACCCAAGGTCGCTGTGGAAACCAAGCCAGCTGAGCAAACCAAACCAGCTGTAAAGACCGAGAAACCTGCAAAGGCCGCAACTTCAGCCCCGGCCAAGAAGCCTGCACCTGCCAGGAGCTCTGATATCATGGCTGCCTTTTCCAAGGCGGCAGCACTGcccaagaaagaaaaatcaTCAAAGCCGGCGTCACCAGCTGTCACGGAGACGAACACGCCGGCACTGTCtgacgaagatgacgacgaagaggagATGCCCCAGCCAAAGGCTCGTCCCAAGCCCGGATCCAAGACCAAGAaacagagggaggaggatttgcGGCGCATGATGGAAGAGGACGATAGCGAGGAGTCGCCGGCTTCAGAGAGAGCTGAGTCTCCTGAAGAGCCTGAGCCTGAGCCGATGGAagcagaggaagaggcgCCAGAACCtgtcgaggaagagaaggaggttgttgaaacAACGAGCAACGGGCGCCGGCGTGGAAAGAGAAGAGTGATGCGGAAGAAGCAGATTATGGATGAGCAAGGATACCTTG TTACCATCCAAGAACCTGGGTGGGAGTCTTTCTCGGAAGATGaagctcctccgccgcccaaAGTCGTCAAGACCACCAGCTCTGCTTCTTCAACCCAGGGTTCCAAGGCGAAGAAGCCGGCGGCCAAAGGTCAAGGCAGCATTatgtctttcttttccaaGAAGGCTTGA
- a CDS encoding hypothetical protein (CAZy:GH125; COG:O; EggNog:ENOG503NWZ6) yields the protein MAQLRWSSLLLPLLALVYAPASATVGDYTNQEPLTHKFDKSACPDYAHYATYPHGPYSKGPLELPFQRPDPRCRTFQSDAIEKVIRDVTSRMKDPDLARLFENAFPSTTDTTVRFHTNGKDEKIKKKLQEREKGNSFREDGEWEGPQSFIITGDIIAEWLRDSTNQLKPYQPLALKDPAIYTLILGAINTQSEYVIQSPYCNAFQPPPISGLPVSMNGQDDTVHPVYEPNVVFECKYELDSVAHFLALGNEFHKQTNSKEFINPRWRKAVRNVLRVLESQSQPTFDSATGGYRLNEYTFQRRTNTGTETLNLQGVGNPLNNGTGLVRSAFRPSDDATIFGFFIPANAQMSVELGRAAAVLRKTGDGGDRLLAEEMEGYSKRMREGIWEHGVVTHRKYGRVFAYEVDGFGSALMMDDANYPSLLALPLMGFVGVEDEVYQNTRRMLLEKEGNPYYLKGRDFRGIGGPHIGLQNAWPMSLLVQARTSGDDEEIRECLGLVLRGSRLGLVHESVDVNWVTSYTRSWFAWANGVFAETVLDLARRKPGLIFEDGRPYEIS from the exons ATGGCTCAACTTCGATGGAGCTCTCTCttgctgccgttgctggCATTGGTCTATGCGCCAGCATCGGCAACAGTTGGAGATTACACGAACCAAGAGCCGCTGACGCACAAGTTTGACAAGTCGGCTTGTCCAGACTACGCCCACTACGCTACCTATCCCCA CGGACCATACTCCAAAGGACCCCTCGAACTCCCCTTCCAAAGACCCGACCCACGATGCCGAACATTCCAGTCCGACGCAATCGAAAAGGTCATCAGGGACGTCACTTCTCGGATGAAAGACCCAGACCTTGCGCGCCTGTTTGAGAACGCTTTCCCTTCCACGACAGACACGACGGTCAGGTTCCATACAAACGGAAAAGAcgaaaagatcaagaagaagctccaggagagagaaaaggggaaCAGCTTCCGGGAGGATGGCGAGTGGGAAGGGCCGCAGTCGTTCATCATCACGGGGGATATCATTGCTGAGTGGTTGCGGGATAGCACCAACCAGCTTAAGCCGTATCAACCCCTTGCGCTGAAGGATCCGGCGATCTACACTCTGATTCTGGGGGCGATCAACACCCAGAGCGAATACGTCATCCAGAGCCCTTACTGCAACGCGTTTCAACCACCGCCTATTTCGGGACTGCCGGTGAGCATGAACGGCCAGGACGACACGGTTCACCCGGTATATGAACCGAACGTTGTGTTTGAGTGCAAATACGAGCTTGACTCTGTCGCGCACTTTTTGGCGTTGGGCAATGAGTTTCATAAGCAGACGAATAGCAAGGAGTTCATCAACCCCCGCTGGCGGAAGGCTGTGAGGAACGTTCTGAGGGTGTTGGAGTCGCAGAGCCAGCCGACGTTCGATTCCGCCACGGGGGGGTACAGGTTGAACGAGTATACTTTCCAACGGAGGACCAATACCGGGACGGAGACGCTTAATCTTCAGGGTGTGGGGAATCCGCTGAACAATGGGACTGGGCTGGTGAGGTCTGCGTTCCGGCCCAGTGACGATGCGACGATTTTTGGGTTTTTCATCCCGGCTAATGCGCAGATGAGTGTTGAGCTCGGGCGGGCCGCGGCTGTGCTGAGGAAgacgggggatgggggtgataGGCTGCTtgcggaggagatggaggggtacagcaagaggatgagggaggggatttgGGAGCATGGGGTTGTTACGCATAGGAAGTATGGCAGGGTTTTTGCCTATGAGGTTGACGGGTTTGGGAGTgcgttgatgatggatgatgcgAATTACCCGTCGCTTTTGGCGCTGCCGTTGATGGGGTttgttggggtggaggatgaggtgtATCAGAAtacgaggaggatgttgctagagaaggaggggaatCCGTATTatttgaaggggagggacTTTagggggattggggggcCGCACATTGGGTTGCAGAACGCGTGGCCGATGAGCTTGTTGGTTCAGGCGAGGACGAgtggggatgatgaagagattAGGGAGTGTcttgggttggtgttgagggggagtcggttggggttggtgcaTGAGAGTGTTGATGTTAATTGGGTGACCAGTTATACGAGGAGTTGGTTTGCGTGGGCTAATGGGGTGTTTGCCGAGACGGTTTTGGatctggcgaggaggaagcccGGGTTGATTTTTGAGGATGGGAGGCCGTATGAGATATCGTGA
- a CDS encoding hypothetical protein (EggNog:ENOG503P3W7; COG:K) — MPYNTTAIPPRKEVTGQTQLPLTRVKKIIAQDPDIQVCSNNAAFVITLATEMFVQYLAEQAQEKTKLERKPRRNIQYKDIANAVAHQDNLEFLEDVVPKTTSYKDVKGKAAAARTRIKGGDKPSGDQLERGMPNGKKHKVAANGAGSSPDGGVQRSRILSTSDAGDPNAQLEAEAEAVVARRGGNNDGDVDMTG, encoded by the coding sequence ATGCcctacaacaccaccgccatcccccCCCGCAAGGAAGTCACCGGCCAAACCcagctccccctcacccGCGTCAAAAAAATTATCGCCCAAGACCCCGACATCCAAGTCTGCTCCAACAACGCAGCCTTCGTCATCACCCTCGCGACCGAAATGTTCGTCCAGTACCTCGCCGAGCAAGCCCAGGAGAAAACAAAACTCGAGCGGAAACCCCGCCGAAACATCCAGTACAAAGATATTGCCAACGCCGTCGCCCACCAGGACAACTTGGAATTCCTCGAGGACGTGGTCCCCAAGACGACCTCCTACAAGGACGTCAAAGGTAaagccgctgctgccaggACGAGGATTAAGGGCGGGGATAAACCGAGTGGAGATCAGCTTGAGAGGGGGATGCCCAATGGGAAGAAACACAAGGTCGCTGCCAATGGGGCTGGGAGTTCGCCGGATGGGGGAGTTCAACGGAGCAGGATTTTGAGCACGAGTGATGCTGGGGATCCGAACGCGCagttggaggcggaggcggaggcggttgttgcgaggaggggggggaataatgatggggatgttgaTATGACGGGCTAG
- the MCD4 gene encoding Glycosyl phosphatidyl inositol anchor synthesis (BUSCO:EOG09260KDB; EggNog:ENOG503NUCC; COG:T) — protein sequence MASFPRFRFLAIAVIFHLAYIYSIFDIYFVSPIVSGMRLFEVERPPSQRAPADRLVLFVGDGLRADKAFQSHPEPYPKSDNDLVPRPLAPFLRSKILEKGTFGVSHTRVPTESRPGHVALIAGLYEDVSAVTTGWKMNPVNFDSVFNRSRHTWSWGSPDILPMFEHGAVPGRVDAYMYGHEMEDFSSDALVLDLWVFDHVKELFAEAKTNKTLGDALRQDRIVFFLHLLGLDTTGHFHRPYSKEYLNNIKVVDQGVKEITELIEDFYRDGRTAFVFTADHGMSDWGSHGDGHPDNTRTPLISWGSGVAKPELYPGGVAPGHDEYSSDWNLDHVRRHDVAQADVAALMAYLIGVEFPANSVGELPLPFLAADLKEKAKASLVNAQGVLEQYRVKEEQKMATELRYRPYKPLSENGLTAERRVADVKKLIRSGNYEEAIEESAALMKIGLGGLKYLQRYDWLFLRALITIGYFGWMAYALTTVIDLHVLHGRVKPSRTLGGTVVASSILVALYASFVISKSPPTYYLYAFFPVFFWEGVYARRESIAAGGKQLFGHVKSGASVVSLLFNTAIYIAIIVSLALGYIHREILTGLYAIGAFWPIAYGFSFLREHAALSATWFLSCLAMSTFTLLPAMKTEDVNQIVGGGGIMVLIGLVYLMFEDYILADFSRPTEQASPTQNHFSRTLVGVQIGLTALAMVVTRSSALSLQAKQGLPRGNQIVGWVVLVLSLLMPLAYKLVPSNESNTHYLHRLLIIFLTCAPTFVILTISYEGLFYVAFSAVLVSWVRLEHAIYRASPPPPPSLEGIDHRPLTLPDLRTSLFFLVLIQSAFFSTGNVASVSSFSLESVLRLIPIFDPFSQGALLILKLMIPFALISANLGILNKRLGVAPSALFMTVMAVSDVLTLYFFWVVKDEGSWLEIGSTISHFVIASLLCVFVAALEPVSGVFISGVEVEREEKVVGNGEKKNGVVGDGKADGRI from the exons ATGGCTTCGTTTCCACGGTTTCGGTTTTTAGCAATTGCCGTCATTTTTCACCTTGCCTACATTTACTCTATTTTCGACATTTACTTCGTCAGTCCCATCGTCTCGGGAATGCGCCTGTTCGAAGTCGAAAGGCCACCATCACAGCGAGCGCCTGCGGATCGTCTAGTTTTGTTTGTGG GAGACGGATTGCGCGCCGACAAAGCATTTCAGTCCCACCCCGAGCCCTACCCGAAATCCGACAACGACCTTGTACCAAGACCCTTGGCCCCTTTTCTGCGATCCAAGATCCTCGAGAAAGGCACGTTTGGTGTTTCCCACACACGCGTTCCCACCGAATCCAGACCAGGCCATGTTGCGCTTATTGCAGGTCTCTACGAAGATGTCTCGGCTGTCACCACCGGCTGGAAGATGAACCCGGTCAACTTTGACAGCGTGTTCAACCGCAGCAGACATACTTGGAGCTGGGGTAGTCCTGATATTTTGCCAATGTTTGAGCACGGTGCTGTTCCTGGGAGGGTTGATGCTTACATGTACGGCCATGAAATGGAGGACTTTTCGAGCGATGCTCTTGTTTTGGATCTTTGGGTATTCGACCATGTTAAGGAGCTGTTCGCCGAGGCCAAGACGAACAAGACGCTCGGTGATGCGCTGCGACAAGACAGGATTGTCTTCTTCCTGCATCTTTTGGGATTGGATACCACCGGTCACTTCCACCGTCCGTATTCCAAGGAGTACCTGAATAATATCAAGGTGGTGGACCAAGGCGTAAAGGAAATTACCGAGTTGATCGAAGATTTCTATCGCGACGGCAGGACGGCATTTGTGTTCACGGCCGACCATGGTATGAGTGACTGGGGAAGCCACGGCGACGGCCATCCGGACAACACGCGAACTCCCTTGATTTCTTGGGGCTCAGGGGTTGCCAAGCCTGAGCTGTACCCTGGAGGGGTGGCCCCTGGACATGACGAGTACTCTTCGGACTGGAATCTCGACCACGTCAGGAGGCACGATGTTGCGCAGGCGGACGTTGCTGCGCTCATGGCTTATCTTATTGGGGTCGAGTTTCCCGCAAACTCGGTGGGCGAGTTGCCGTTACCTTTCCTTGCGGCCGATTTGAAAGAAAAGGCCAAGGCATCGCTTGTTAATGCTCAGGGTGTCCTGGAGCAGTATCGCGTCAAGGAGGAACAGAAAATGGCTACCGAGCTCAGGTACAGACCTTATAAGCCGCTGAGCGAGAACGGTCTTACGGCAGAACGTCGCGTTGCCGACGTCAAGAAGCTTATCCGGAGTGGAAATTATGAGGAGGCGATTGAGGAATCTGCCGCCCTGATGAAAATCGGGCTCGGTGGCCTCAAATACCTCCAGAGATATGACTGGCTGTTCTTGCGAGCTTTGATCACCATCGGGTACTTTGGCTGGATGGCATATGCTCTGACGACTGTCATTGATTTGCATGTCTTGCACGGAAGGGTGAAGCCTTCCAGAACACTGGGTGGCACTGTCGTCGCCTCGTCTATCCTGGTTGCTCTTTACGCCTCCTTCGTCATCTCCAAGTCGCCCCCCACCTATTATCTCTATGCTTTCTTCCCAGTATTCTTCTGGGAGGGAGTCTATGCTCGACGAGAAAGTATTGCAGCGGGGGGCAAGCAACTGTTTGGCCACGTAAAGTCGGGCGCAAGTGTTGTTTCGCTTTTGTTCAACACGGCAATTTACATTGCAATCATCGTATCACTG GCGCTGGGATACATTCACCGTGAGATCTTAACTGGTCTCTATGCAATTGGCGCTTTCTGGCCTATCGCCTATGGATTTTCTTTCCTGCGAGAGCATGCTGCTCTGTCCGCCACATGGTTCCTCTCATGCCTGGCCATGAGCACATTCACATTACTCCCGGCCATGAAGACCGAGGATGTTAATCAAAT tgttggcggtggcggtaTTATGGTTCTTATCGGCCTTGTTTATCTGATGTTTGAAGACTATATCCTCGCCGACTTCTCCCGCCCTACCGAACAAGCCTCGCCAACGCAAAATCACTTCTCCCGCACCCTTGTGGGCGTCCAAATTGGCCTCACAGCCTTGGCCATGGTTGTCACGCGCTCCAGCGCACTCTCGCTGCAGGCCAAGCAAGGCCTTCCTCGAGGCAACCAAATCGTAGGCTGGGTTGTCCTTGTGCTGTCTCTTCTAATGCCTCTGGCCTATAAGCTTGTACCCAGCAACGAGTCGAACACGCACTACCTCCATCGGctgctcatcatcttcctcacctgCGCCCCGACCTTTGTCATCTTGACCATCTCGTATGAAGGCCTCTTCTACGTGGCTTTCTCTGCGGTGCTGGTCAGCTGGGTGAGACTCGAGCACGCCATCTACCGCGCTtcgccccctccaccaccatctctcGAGGGCATCGACCACCGCCCTCTGACTCTTCCCGACCTCCGCACCTCGCTATTCTTCCTGGTGCTCATCCAGTCAGCATTCTTCTCCACCGGAAACGTCGCCTCtgtctcttccttctctctcGAGTCGGTGCTGCGGCTCATTCCCATCTTTGACCCTTTTTCGCAAGGCGCTCTGTTGATCTTGAAGTTGATGATTCCATTTGCTTTGATTTCGGCCAATCTTGGGATTCTGAACAAGAGGCTGGGGGTTGCGCCCTCGGCGCTGTTTATGACGGTTATGGCGGTCAGTGACGTGTTGACGCTCTATTTCTTTTGGGTGGTCAAGGATGAAGGGTCATGGCTTGAGATTGGGAGCACGATCAGCCACTTTGTGATTGCGAGcttgttgtgtgtgtttgtggcGGCTTTGGAGCCGGTTAGCGGGGTGTTTATctcgggggtggaggttgagagggaggagaaggttgttgGAAatggggagaagaaaaatggggtggtgggtgatgggaAGGCTGACGGGAGGATATGA
- a CDS encoding hypothetical protein (EggNog:ENOG503P271; COG:E) has translation MAVGIVQTVRPGTLAAFECSLNVDMNRFDRLVLALKEALGPSSGLTSDDVDVEFLTKLMKDYKSDEREWAKFAMGDASRGYTRNLVDEGNGKSNLLVLVWSPGKGSPIHDHGNAHCLMKILRGDLTETRYAFPKAGEEEEKPMKVISEKVYKENQVAYMADELGVHRVWNRGSDFAVSLHLYTPPNVAKGGCHIFSEETGKKSHIKNCGYYSAYGKKL, from the exons ATGGCGGTTGGTATCGTTCAGACTGTTCGCCCTGGCACCCTGGCTGCCTTTGAGTGCAGCCTCAATGTCGACATGAACCGCTTCGACAGGCTGGTCCTGGCACTCAAGGAAGCTCTAGGACCATCATCTGGTCTGACGTCGGACGATGTGGACGTCGAGTTCCTGACCAAGCTGATGAAGGACTACAAGTCCGATGAGAGGGAATGGGCCAAGTTCGCCATGGGCGATGCTAGCAGAGGATACACTAGGAACCTAGTGGACGAAGGCAACGGCAAGAGCAACTTG CTTGTTCTCGTGTGGTCTCCTGGAAAGGGGAGCCCCATCCATGACCACGGCAACGCGCATTGCCTGATGAAAATTCTCCGCGGCGACTTGACAGAAACGAGATATGCCTTTCCCAAggcgggtgaggaggaggagaagccaatGAAGGTGATATCGGAGAAGGTGTACAAGGAGAACCAGGTAGCATACATGGCCGATGAGCTCGGTGTACACAGGGTTTGGAACAGAGGCAGCGACTTCGCTGTCTCACTTCACTTGTACACGCCACCAAATGTTGCGAAGGGGGGTTGCCATATCTTCAGTGAAGAGACAGGGAAGAAAAGCCACATCAAGAACTGCGGGTACTACTCGGCGTATGGAAAGAAGTTGTGA
- the GEF1 gene encoding glycerol ethanol, ferric requiring protein (EggNog:ENOG503NU7S; COG:P), producing the protein MNPQSRSTSYSSTLAPRAVRRPSVSSRLSFAVSNAERGENSNGQGMAVQHQIEEEIAKIKRYEDFTTIDWVQDAAREQLRRKSRRKRTAGLYDTGRFDWKQRILESYEAAQGWIVVTIIGAAIGLNAALLNIITEWLSDIKLGYCKTGFYLNENFCCWGEDNGCADWHRWTGFEPVNYVIYIIFAICFSFTAATLVKSYAPYAAGSGISEIKCIIAGFVMKGFLGFWTLLIKSIALPLAIGSGLSVGKEGPSVHYAVCTGNVISRMFTKYRRNASKTREILSACAAAGVAVAFGSPIGGVLFSLEEMSSYFPLKTMWRSYFCALVATAVLAAMNPFRTGQLVMFQVKYDRTWHFFEVVFYIIIGIFGGLYGAFVMKWNLRVQAFRKKYLSNYAILEATLLAAATAIVCYPNAFLRIEMTESMEILFLECEGAEDYHGLCEPDHRLRNVVSLLVATVVRVFFVIISYGCKVPAGIFVPSMAIGASFGRTVGIIVQALHEANPGSVFFSTCQPDVPCITPGTYAFLGAAAALSGIMHITVSVVVIMFELTGALTYILPTMIVVGVTKAVSELFGKGGIADRMIWFSGFPYLDNKEDHNFGVPVSHAMIADVVSIPSTGLTLKAVERLLSKDSYQGFPIVDDENNKILLGYIGRTELCYAAERARKERTLSPLAKCTFAPRTNIDPIPTIYAPATPSSSSAPYGEQHEPDYSTSTQTTIDFSPYIDLTPLSVHPRLPLETVMELFRKIGPRVVLIEHRGRLMGLVTVKDCLKYQFKAEAAEHGEREREMLGIEEEGQERVWEVMRGVAGWVSDRVSGWSGGRVRLRDSWEGSRRQEAGGILEGTEMELDEGGGGLEQDGEDDDGGGGTRRRGSTRR; encoded by the exons ATGAATCCGCAATCACGATCGACGTCCTACTCGTCGACCCTAGCACCACGAGCAGTGCGACGCCCGTCCGTCAGCTCGAGACTGTCCTTTGCGGTTTCCAACGCCGAAAGGGGGGAGAACAGTAATGGCCAGGGGATGGCGGTGCAACACCAGATAGAGGAGGAGATAGCAAAGATCAAGCGCTACGAG GATTTCACAACCATCG ACTGGGTACAAGACGCCGCCCGTGAACAACTACGCAGAAAGTCACGAAGGAAACGAACCGCGGGTCTCTACGACACAGGCCGATTCGACTGGAAGCAGAGGATACTAGAGTCTTACGAGGCAGCACAGGGATGGATCGTCGTAACCATCATCGGCGCCGCTATCGGCCTCAACGCCGCCCTTCTCAACATTATCACCGAATGGCTTTCCGACATCAAGCTTGGGTATTGCAAGACGGGGTTCTACCTGAACGAAAActtttgctgttggggggAAGACAACGGGTGCGCCGACTGGCATAGGTGGACGGGGTTTGAGCCAGTGAATTATGTTATTTATATCATATTTGcg ATTTGTTTCTCTTTTACGGCAGCGACGCTTGTCAAGTCATACGCCCCCTACGCGGCTGGATCGGGCATCTCAGAGATCAAATGCATCATCGCAGGCTTTGTCATGAAGGGCTTTCTTGGTTTCTGgaccctcctcatcaaatcCATCGCCTTACCTCTCGCCATCGGTTCTGGTCTCTCGGTTGGAAAAGAAGGGCCCAGCGTCCACTACGCCGTCTGCACCGGCAACGTCATCTCGAGAATGTTTACCAAGTACAGACGAAACGCCTCCAAAACCAGGGAGATCCTCAGCGCGTGCGCCGCGGCAGGTGTGGCGGTTGCTTTTGGCAGTCCCATCGGAGGTGTGCTCTTCTCTCTTGAAGAGATGTCTAGTTACTTCCCCCTCAAGACAATGTGGCGCAGTTACTTTTGCGCTCTGGTCGCGACGGCTGTCCTCGCGGCCATGAACCCTTTTCGTACTGGACAGCTGGTTATGTTCCAGGTCAAGTACGACAGGACGTGGCACTTTTTCGAGGTGGTGTTTTACATCATCATTGGGATctttggggggttgtatGGTGCTTTTGTCATGAAGTGGAACCTGAGAGTGCAGGCGTTTCGGAAGAAGTACCTGTCCAACTACGCCATCTTGGAGGCGACGCTGCTGGCGGCCGCGACGGCGATTGTCTGCTACCCCAACGCGTTTCTGAGGATTGAGATGACGGAGAGCATGGagattttgtttttggagtGTGAAGGCGCGGAGGATTACCACGGGTTGTGCGAGCCGGATCATCGGCTGAGGAACGTGGTTTCGTTATTGGTGGCtacggtggtgagggttttCTTTGTGATTATCTCGTATGGGTGCAAGGTGCCGGCTGGGATATTTGTGCCGAGCATGGCGATTGGGGCGTCGTTTGGGAGGACGGTGGGGATTATCGTGCAGGCGTTGCATGAGGCGAATCCGGGGAGCGTGTTCTTTTCGACATGCCAGCCGGATGTGCCGTGCATCACGCCGGGGACGTATGCGTTTttgggggcggcggcggcgctgaGCGGGATCATGCATATCACTGTTTCGGTGGTGGTTATTATGTTTGAGCTTACGGGGGCGCTGACTTACATCCTTCCGACGATGATTGTCGTCGGGGTGACCAAGGCAGTCAGCGAGTtgtttgggaagggggggataGCGGATAGGATGATTTGGTTCAGCGGGTTTCCCTATCTTGACAACAAGGAGGACCACAATTTTGGTGTGCCCGTGTCCCACGCTATGATTGCGGATGTGGTGTCGATCCCTTCGACGGGTCTCACGCTCAAGGCGGTGGAGCGACTCCTCTCCAAGGACTCTTACCAAGGTTTCCCAATTGTGGACGACGAAAACAACAAGATCCTGCTAGGTTACATTGGCCGGACGGAGCTCTGCTACGCGGCTGAGCGCGCGAGGAAAGAGAGGACCCTTTCGCCTCTGGCAAAGTGCACCTTTGCTCCTCGGACTAACATCGACCCAATCCCGACAATCTACGCCCCGGCCAccccttcttcgtcttccgCTCCATATGGGGAGCAACACGAACCAGACTACAGCACCTCGACCCAGACGACGATTGATTTCTCGCCTTATATCGACCTCACGCCCTTATCGGTCCACCCTAGGTTGCCGCTGGAGACGGTGATGGAGCTGTTTCGAAAGATTGGCccgagggtggtgctgaTCGAGCATAGGGGGCGCCTGATGGGGTTGGTCACGGTGAAGGATTGTCTGAAGTATCAGTTCAAGGCTGAGGCGGCGGAGCATggggagcgggagagggagatgctggggattgaggaggaggggcaggagagggtttgggaggttATGAGGGGGGTTGCGGGGTGGGTCAGTGACAGGGTGTCGGGGTggagtggggggagggttagGTTGAGGGATAGCTGGGAGGGGAGTAGGAGGCAGGAGGCAGGGGGGATACTGGAGGGGACGGAGATGGAGcttgatgaggggggtggggggttggagcaggatggtgaggatgatgatggtggtgggggaacgaggcggagggggagtacAAGGAGGTGA